The segment GCCAGCCCCGGAATCCGGGGCTGGCCACTGTCTCGCGTGGAGCTTCAGCTACTTTCCTCCACGTATTCCGGCCAGTCCAGTGGGACCAGGTAGCCATCATGATCGGTCCAGCGTCCCTTGGTGGCCTGAACAAAACGGGGATCATCTGCGAAATAGGCATGCTCGAGAACTATCACCTGCAAGGATTCGCCTCGCTCCACTTCTTTGAACAACAGATCGAAGTAGTTCTTTAGGTGGGCCCGGTCCTTCGATTCGAGCGGGCCGTCCTCGCCGATGATGACGGCCTCTCTCTGCTCACCTGCCGGGTCAGGTGGGAAATAAGGACGGCTGAGCTGATCGAAGAGCAGCACGCCGGGCACCGGGCGTCCGCGCTCGGCAAAGTGACGGTGGAAGGCGAGCATGGTCGCCACGTGCAAGCTCAGGTAGTTCTCGTCCGCGCCAATGTCGCGCATCTCGAGACGTCTGGTGGGCGCGATGATGCCGAGGGTCAGGTCGCGCGCGTTGAAGCTGACCGACGCGCCTTTGTACAGCTCTTCGAAGGGCAGGCCCCGCAGGATCTCGGTCGCGATGAAGTTCAGCCGCATGGTCATGTCCTGGAGGGCCTCAAGCTTGCTTTGATGGCCCAGTTCCTGCTCCAGTTCCGTGATCCTGGTCCTGACCTTCTCGTCCTCCTCGGCGCTGATGGCGCTCTCTACCGGGCACTGCAGGTCGAGGTAGAACTTGATGGCTCCCCGCACTTCACCGCGCCGACGCTCCAGGTCCACCTGCTGGCGGGTGGCCTCGTCGCTGCGCGCGATCGCTTCGATCTGCCCATGGAGCTCCGTGAGCCGCCCGCGAAGGTCCGTGATCTGGTCTTTCCACTGCTGCACGTGACTGTCGAGCTTGGGGCGCTCGCGCTGCACCATCGACAGGTCGCGCCGAATCCGGTCATGAGCCGAATGGATGGCCTGCTCCACCGCCGTCGTGCTTTCCAGCGGACTGTTGCAGATCGGGCAGGGGTGATCTTCTTCGGCAGCTGGCAGCAAATTGACGACCTCTAGCCTGAGCTGCTGGCGCGTGGCCGTGTCCTGGAAGTCCTGCGAGGTCCCGATCATGGCTTGCGCGGCGCGCACCTGGCTGCGCAGCTCCGTGATCTGGCCCTCCACCCCTGCACGTTGGCTGTAAAGCTCGAGGAACGTTCCCGGATTCTCCCCGGCTGCGGCTCCCTCGGCCTCTCGCTCCAGGGCGCTTCTCAGCCCCACTGTAAGCTGCTCGGCGGTCTTCACCGCCTCCTCGGTGCGGATCAGATCGACGCTGCTCGCCTCCAGGAAGAGTTGCTGCGGTCCAGGACCGTTTCAACCCTCTCCCTGGAAGCGATGCAGGCCCTTCAGCCCCTCCTGACGCAAGCCGGAGGTCCCCTGCACGCCCCGGAACAGGCCGAGCGGGTCTTCTCCTACACCACCCCGGACGACCTGCGTTTGCAGATGTGGCGCACCTGCAAGAACGCCAACCTCCCCCACATCAGCCCCAGCGACCTGCGCAAGGCCGCGCTACGCGACCACCTGCCAGCCCGAGAAGGAACGGGCTACAGTCACCCTCAGGCACACAAGCGCGCCTTGAAATACGCGCAACAGGTCGCTGAAAAGGCCCAGGTGTAGCACAAGCACCTATCCGCTCCCC is part of the Deinococcus sp. YIM 134068 genome and harbors:
- a CDS encoding DUF3732 domain-containing protein encodes the protein MKTAEQLTVGLRSALEREAEGAAAGENPGTFLELYSQRAGVEGQITELRSQVRAAQAMIGTSQDFQDTATRQQLRLEVVNLLPAAEEDHPCPICNSPLESTTAVEQAIHSAHDRIRRDLSMVQRERPKLDSHVQQWKDQITDLRGRLTELHGQIEAIARSDEATRQQVDLERRRGEVRGAIKFYLDLQCPVESAISAEEDEKVRTRITELEQELGHQSKLEALQDMTMRLNFIATEILRGLPFEELYKGASVSFNARDLTLGIIAPTRRLEMRDIGADENYLSLHVATMLAFHRHFAERGRPVPGVLLFDQLSRPYFPPDPAGEQREAVIIGEDGPLESKDRAHLKNYFDLLFKEVERGESLQVIVLEHAYFADDPRFVQATKGRWTDHDGYLVPLDWPEYVEESS